The following is a genomic window from Malus sylvestris chromosome 12, drMalSylv7.2, whole genome shotgun sequence.
ccgataatattttcgaccaatcccgacacgccacgtgttacttccggtttacaataatttagccaagatttcgataagattttcaaccaatcacgtagtgccacgtggcattgtccagaacctcatcctttctttttttgtccatataaaccctacatccatcctcacaccaagctcaatccttctttttagctcagaatccttgttcatcgttttcaaatcttgagtttttattacaatgtcttcttcaagaagagtgtataaacagttgcaggagcaacaacaaaggttgttggcacaacaggcagaattggccaatctcgaggaaggtggaagtggaggtggagatgaggctttcttcgtggaggaggatgaggatgatcaccatagaaggcagaaggcctcacattcccgccgtgtcatggaagccgtgggtcagatagccaaaccaagacgtgttgcaaacctcgatagaaaaagggaaaaacgaggtaaaaatctattggaagattattttattcccaatagcatattccctgatcatatttttagacggcgttttagaatgcaacgaaatttgttcaacaaaatcatgagtgatatttgcaaccatgattcatactttgtgcaaaaagaggatgcttttcatgttctaggtcttattcccgagcaaaaaattacggcatccttgcgaatgcttgcatatggagcatctgcagatcaagtggatgagatcgcgaggatgggaaaaacaactgttttggagtccctgatgcagttttgctctgcaattgaagccctctacaccaatgagtacctccggacacccacgccaagggacatgcgaaggcttctgaggaagggtgagatgcgaggcttccctggcatgattggaagcatggactgcatgcactggacttggaaaaactgtctaAGTGTGTGGCAAGGAGCATATGGCAACAGAAAATGAGCCAAAAgcatcattttggaagcggtggcttcatttgatacatggatttggcatgctttttttggtgttccaggagctcagaatgacttaaatgtccttgcccaatccccagtgttcgacGAACTGCTGCAAGGAAACTTGCCGAGATGCACATATACCATTAATGGTACCCAATACGAGGGATTATACTACCTTGCAtatggcatttacccaaggtggtcaacatttgtcaaaacagtgccacatccacagactgaaaaggaaaaacactttgcaaaatgtcaagaagggtgtaggaaggatgtcgagcgttgttttggtatcctgcaagctcgttgggcgattatCAGAGCTGTagctagaatgtttgatgtcgaggctcttcgatccatcatgatgacgtgtattattctccacaacatgattgttgaagatgagtatgattatgatgccgtcgatgaatatgagccggatccgatgaacaactcaagaacacgta
Proteins encoded in this region:
- the LOC126593887 gene encoding uncharacterized protein LOC126593887, which codes for MEAVGQIAKPRRVANLDRKREKRGLIPEQKITASLRMLAYGASADQVDEIARMGKTTVLESLMQFCSAIEALYTNEYLRTPTPRDMRRLLRKGEMRGFPGMIGSMDCMHWTWKNCLSVWQGAYGNRK